In the Profundibacter amoris genome, TCCTGGTCGTGGGTGACGATCACGAATGTGGTGCCGGTTTTTTCCTGAATATCCATCAGTTCAAACTGGGTTTCCTGCCGCAGCTTTTTGTCCAGAGCGCCCAGAGGCTCATCCAGCAGCAGCAGTTTCGGCGCCTTGGCCAGAGATCGCGCCAGCGCCACCCGCTGCCGCTGTCCACCGGAAATCTGGTGCGGTTTGCGTTTGCCGAATTGCTCCAGCCTTGTTAAGCGCAGCATTTCATCCACCCGTCCGGCGATTTCCGATTTCGGCATGTCGGATCTTTTCAGGCCAAAGGCAATGTTTTCGGCTACTGTCAGGTGCGGGAACAGCGCATAGGACTGGAACATCATATTGGTGGGGCGTTTGTTGGGGGGCACCGCCGCCATGTCCTGACCGTCCAGCAATATCTGGCCTTCGGTCGGGGTTTCAAACCCCGCCAGCATCCGCATCAGGGTGGTTTTACCACAACCCGAGGGGCCGAGCAGGGCGTAGAATTCTTGTCTGTAGATGTTGATGCTGAGGTCATCAATCGCGGTGAAATCGCCAAACCGTTTGGTGACATTGCGGAACTCGATCAGCGGCTTTTCATCCGCATCTTCCCAAGGCGCAAAAACACCGCTGGCATTGGCATCATTCATTGATTTCCCCCCGAAAATTAAAACCCCGCACGGGCACATGGCCTATGCGGGGAGTATTTGGTCACGGTCTTAGATGCCGGATTTTACTTTGGTCCACAAACGGGTCACAATCCGCTGCACCTTGGGCGCATAAGGCCGTTTGGTGTAAAGGTGCTTCATGGTTTCCTCGTCCGGATAGATCGCCGGATCGGTAATCACATCCTCTTCCAGAAACTCTTGCGAGGCCTTGTTACCGTTGGCGTAGTAAACATAGTTCGACGCAGCCGCCGCATTATGTGCATCCATGATGAAATTCAGGAATTTATGCGCCCCGTCGGGGTTTGGTGCATCCACCGGAATGGCCATCTGGTCAAACCACATCAAGGCGCCTTCTTTCGGGGAATTATAGGCGATTTCAACGCCGTTGTCCGCCTCGTCAGCGCGGTCACGCGCCTGTAGCACATCACCGGACCAGCCGAAGGCCACGCAGATGTCGCCGTTGGCCAGTGCGTTGATATATTCCGAGCTGTGGAATTTCTGCACATAGGGGGCCACGGCTGTCAGAACCGGTCCGGCCTTGGCAATGACATCGGGATCATCCGAATCCGGGTTTTCGCCCAGATAGGCCAGCGCGGCAGGGATCATTTCCGATGGCGCATCCAGAAAATGCACACCGCATTTTTGCAGTTTTTCCATATTGGCCGGATCGAAAATCAGCGCGAGCGAGTCAATCGGGGCGTCCTCTCCCAGCGCTTCTTTCACTTTTGCAACATTCACGCCGATACCGGTGGTGCCCCACATATAGTTGATCGAATATTCGTTGCCGGGGTCATACTGTGCTGTGCGTTCCTTGATTACGTCCCACATGTTCACGGCATTGGGCAGCTTGGAATAATCCAGTTTCTGGAAGGCGCCCGCCTGAATTTGCCGTTGCAGGAATTCAGCCGTCGGCACCACCACATCATAACCCGACCCACCGGCCAGCATTTTCGTTTCCAGCAATTCGTTGGAATCAAACACATCATAGATCAGCGTGATACCGGTTTCGTCCTGAAACTTGGTCAGCAGGCCTTCGTCGATGTAGTCGGACCAGTTGTAGACATGCACTTCTTCAGCCATAACCGCGCCCGCCCCAAGGGCCAGCACTGCCGTCATTGTCAGCAAATTCGTTTTCATAGATTGTTCTCCCGTTGGTCGGGAGTCGCGGCTCCCGTCGAAATATTTGATCAAAAAAATTGACACAAAGCAATAAAAAGTTTCCACTCGGGTCATTGTTGATACCGTTTCCAAGGGGACAAAGTGGATAATTCACCGCAAAACCTGCCCGTTCACGAGGTCGTCTATCGCCAGATCCGCGAGATGATCCTGCTGGGCGAATTTGCCCCCGGTCAACCGGTCACCATTCAGGGGCTGGTGCAGGAACTGGGCGTCGGCATGACGCCGGTGCGCGAGGCCATCCGCCGCCTGACCGCCGAAGGGGCACTGGAATTTCAAGGCAACCGGCGGATCATCCTGCCGCAAATGACACTGGCCCAACTGGATGAAATCGCCTTTGCCCGACTGTCAATCGAACCCCGATTGGCCTATCTGGCGACCAGCCGCATGTCGGGCACGGATTATCAAGGGTTATATGACACCGATCAGGCCCTGAACGTGGCGATCGCGAATGGAAATGTCGCGGATTACCTGAAATACAACTACCGGTTTCACCATGACCTGTATCAACAGTCCGATGCCCATATCCTGTTGTCGATGTCGGCATCACTCTGGCTGCGAATCGGTCCGTCCTTGAGGGTGGTTCTGGGGCGGTACGGCACCGCAAGTCTGCCGGACAAACATCAGGAAGCGTTGCAAGCCATGCGCGATGGCGACCCGCAGGCGGTGGCGCAGGCGATCAAGGAAGACCTGCATCAGGGACACGAGGCCATCCGCCAATCGCTGGAAAATGCATAAACACAGCAATTCCGTTTGACAGAAAATAATTTGATCATATTCTGCATCAAACCCGCTTCATCAGGAGATGCGCAATGAACATGATCACCAACCACCCGCCCACCAAAGAGCTTCAGGAACTTGATGCAGCGCATCATATGCACCCGTTTACCGCCGGTGCCGAACTGGCCGCCAAGGGCGCGCGGGTGATCACCTCGGCCAAAGGCGTGACGCTGACGGATTCCGAAGGTGTGGAACTGATGGACGCGATGGCGGGTCTGTGGTGCGTCAACATCGGCTATGGCCGTCACGAACTGGCCGAAGCCGCCGCACGGCAAATGCGCGAACTGCCCTATTACAACACCTTCTTCCAGACCACCCATGTGCCCGCCGTGGCGCTGGCCACCAAACTGGCCGAACTGGTGCCCGGTGATCTGAACCAGGTGTTTTATGGCTGCTCGGGATCGGATGCCAACGACACCAACATTCGCCTAGTGCGTCACTACTGGGCCGCCAAGGGCAAGCCCGACAAAAAGGTGATCATATCGCGCAAGAACGCCTATCACGGATCGACCGTTGCCGCCGCCAGCCTTGGCGGAATGTCGGCGATGCACGCGCAGGGCGGCCTGCCGATCCCCGATATCCACCACATCGATGAGCCCAACTGGTATGCACAGGGCGGCGATCTGTCGCCCGAGGAATTCGGTCTGGAACGCGCCCGCCAGCTGGAGCAGGCGATTGCCGAAATCGGTGAGGACCGCGTAGCCGCCTTTATCGCCGAGCCGATTCAGGGTGCGGGCGGGGTGATCATTCCGCCCGAAACCTACTGGCCGGAAATCCAGCGGATTTGCGATGCGCACGAAATCCTGCTGATCGCCGATGAGGTGATCTGCGGCTTTGGGCGCACCGGCAACTGGTTCGGCTGCGATACCTTCAACATCCGCCCCGATATTATGACCATCGCCAAGGGCTTGTCCTCGGGCTATGCGCCGATTGGTGGCTCGATGGTGTCGGACGAGGTGGCCGAAGTAATCGCCAACGCCGGTGACTTCAACCACGGTTACACCTATTCCGCCCATCCGGTCTCGGCCGCCGTGGCGCTGGAAAACCTGCGTATTCTGGAAGAGGAAAAGATCGTCGACACCGTGCGCGATGTGACCGCCCCTTATCTGGCCGAACGCTGGACCGAACTGGCCGACCACCCGATGATCGGCGAGGCAAAGGTCTGCGGTATGGTCGCATCGGTCGCCATGTCCCCGGACAAAGCCAACCGCGCCCCGTTCCAGGCGCCCGCCGGCACCATCGGCCTGATGTGCCGTGATCGCTGTTTTGAAAACAAACTGGTGATGCGTCATGTGGGGGACCGGATGATCATCTCGCCACCGCTGATCCTGACCAAAGACGACATCGACACACTGATGGACCGCGCTTATCGCTCGATTGACGAGGCCTATCTGCTGGCGAAAAAGGAAGGGCTGTTCAAGTAGCGTTCAGCCCCGTTCATCAGCGCCCATCCTGCGTTCCAGCCAACGCACAAAGGCGCTGATAATCAACACCAGCAGCAGATATTCGACGATCAGCAGGGTATAGATTTCCAGCGGCCGGTATTCCGTCACCACCAGTTCATTGGCGCGGCGCGTCAGTTCCTGCATACCGATGACCGAGGCAAAGGCCGACATCTTAACGATATAGATGAACTGGTTTGCAAGCGGCGGCAAGATGCGCCGGATCGCCTGGGGCAGGATCACATGGCGCATGTTTTGAGCGTAGGTCAGGCCAATGGTTTGCCCTGCCTCGACCTGCCCTTTGGGGATCGACTGGATGCCCGCGCGATAGATTTCGGCGGTAAAGGCGCTGTCGGACACCGCCAAGGCGATGATTGCGCCCCAGAACGGATCAATGCTGATGTGGATCCCCATAGATTTCAGCACCACCGGCAATCCGTAGAACACCCAGAACAACATCGGCAGCAAGGGCACGGCCCGCACCAGTTCGATATAGATCCGCGACGGGATGCGCAGCCAGCGGCGCGGCGACATGCCGGGCAGGGCCACAATCAGCCCCAGCACCATCGACAGCCCCGCCGCGATCAGTGACAGCAGGATGGTTGATCCAAACCCGCCCAGCAGGAATTTGATGTTGATCCAGCCCGCTGGCGTTCGCGGGTCAATCACATACCAGCCCCAGATATTGGACGAACCACAACCCGCGATAAACAGCGTCAGGGATAACAGGAACAGAGTTTTCAATCTCATCATCTGCCCCCCTAATGCTGCAAAATCTGGTTCAGGAATTTGCGGCAACGCGCGGTTTTGGGCGCGGTAAAGAATTCTTCGGGCGGGGCGGATTCCAGTATCTCGCCCTTGTCCATGAATACCACCCGGTCGGCGGCCTTGCGGGCGAAACCCATTTCATGGGTCACCACGACCATCGTCATCCCTTCCGTCGCCAGATCAAGGATCACATCCAGAACCTCGGCAATCATTTCAGGGTCCAGCGCCGAGGTGGGTTCGTCAAACAGCATCAGTTTGGGTTCCAGGCACAGGCTGCGGGCAATTGCCACCCGCTGTTGCTGCCCGCCCGACAGTTGGCCGGGTTTCTTGTCGGCCTGTTCGGGGATGTGCACCCGTTCCAGATAGTGCATCGCGCGGGCTTCGGCCTCGGCCCGTGACAAGCCGCGTGCCTTGATTGGCCCCAAGGTCAGGTTTTCCAGCACTGTCAGGTGCGGGAACAGGTTGAACTGCTGAAACACCATGCCGATTTCCGCACGCACCTGCGCGATGCTTGCAGCATCATTGGTCAGTTCAACCCCGTCGACCACAATCCGCCCTGTATCATGCGATTCCAGCCGGTCGATACAGCGCACCAGCGTGGATTTACCCGAGCCGGACGGCCCGCAAATTACCAGCTTTTCACCAAACGGCACTGTCAGGGTGATGTCCTTCAACGCCTGATATTCACCAAACCATTTACCCACACCGCTGATTTCAATTGCAACTTCGCCGCCCTGCATCCTGCCTGCCCTGCCCGTTTTCCGTTCAACTTATTATTACCTGACCATCTATAGATGGAAATAGCCACCACCGCGGGCTAAAACAAAAGACCGTTACAACAATAAATTCGCAGGGAACGTTAAGATGAGATTTTTCAGAATATTCGCAATCACAACCTTTTTAACCGCCCTTCTGGGCCTGCCAGCCACTGCACAATCCGCGCTGAATGACATCCTGTCGTCCGGCACCCTCAAGGTCGGTACAACCGGTGACTGGAACCCGATGTCGGTGCGTGATCCGGCGACCAACAGCTACAAGGGTTATGACATCGACATCATGACCGAACTGGCCAAGGATCTGGGCGTGGAGCTGGAACTGGTCCCGACCGACTGGAAAACACTGGTCAACGGTGTGGTCGCGGGGAATTATCACATCACCGGTTCCGCCTCGATCAGTCCGACGCGGATGAAGGCGGCCGGGTTTTCCGAAAGCTATCTGTCGGTGCAGATTTTCCCGTTTACAACCGATGACAAACTGGGCCGTTTCGATGGCTGGGCATCCGTGAACGACCCCGGCGTGGTGGTGGCAACCACCCTTGGCACCACCTTTGAAAAGCTGGTGAAGGAATGGTTCCCCGATGCGCAAATCAAAGTGGTCGATGCCCCCGCCCGTGGCTATCAAGAGGTTCTGGCGGGACGCGCCGATGTGTTCATCACATCGAACATCGAAGGCGCGACCCTGATTGCGAAATTCGACAATGTGCACCAGATTGCGGTCGAGCAGCCCAAATCACCCACCCCGATCGCGATGATCCTGCCGCAGGACGATCAGGTCTGGATCAACTATGTGAACAACTGGATCAAACTGAAGCAGGCCAAGGGTTTCTTTGCCCAAACCGCCGAAAAATGGGGTCTTTAGAGCATGCCGCACCAAATCGAATTCACTGGCCGGCCCGAACGCATTCGCTTATGCGAACGCTGCCTCGGTCTGACCATTGAATGCCCGCGTCCAATCAGGCGCGACACGCTTTAGGCCAAAACCGGCCAAATGATGCGGCCTGACCAATTGGCCGCATCATTTCCCTCTTGATCATTTGGTAAAACTTGCAAATACCCCCCTGAACGTGAGACCTTGCAAGGTGATCAAGGAGCCAGACAGTTGCAAAGCAAAATAAAGCCTATCAACACCCCCGCCAAAACCGCCGGTCTGCCGCAGGTGCACGAGCCGCGAAACCCGGGGATGGAACTGGATATGGACTGGGTGACGGGGGCGCAGGCCAACACATCCGCCATTGAACGCCGCGTTAAATCGCTACCTGGTCGGCGGTCGGTGAAAAAGGATTATCAGGCGGCATGGATGCTAAAAGCAATCACCATGATTGATCTGACCACCCTGTCGGGTGACGACACTCCGGGCCGCGTGCGCCGCCTTTGTGCCAAGGCCCGCCAACCCGTGCGCGCGGATATTCTGGAAGCATTAGGCGTCGAAGGAATCACCACCGGCGCGGTTTGCGTCTATCACGAGATGGTCGAAACCGCCGTGGCTGCACTGGAAGGCACCGGAATTCCCGTGGCCGCCGTTTCCACCGGCTTTCCTGCCGGCCTGTCCCCCTACCACCTGCGCGTGGCCGAGATCGGCGAGAGCGTGAAGGCAGGGGCCTCGGAAATCGACATCGTGATATCGCGGCGCCATGTGCTGACCGGAAACTGGCAGGCCCTTTATAACGAAATGCGCGAATTTCGCGCTGCTTGTGGCGATGCCCACGTCAAGGCGATCCTTGCCACCGGCGAGTTGGGTAGTCTGCGCAATGTCGCGCGTGCCTCGTTGATTTGCATGATGGCCGGTGCCGATTTCATCAAAACCTCGACCGGTAAGGAAGCCGTCAACGCCACCCTGCCCGTTTCACTGGTGATGATGCGCGCCATTCGCGATTACCACACCCGCACGGGGTTCCGCGTTGGCTATAAACCGGCGGGCGGAATTTCAAAGGCCAAGGATGCGGTCACCTATCTGACCCTGCTCAAGGACGAACTGGGCAACCGCTGGCTTTCGCCGGATATGTTCCGTTTCGGCGCCTCGTCCCTGCTGGGCGATCTGGAACGCCAGCTGGAACACCATGTGACCGGCAACTACTCTGCCTCTTACCGCCACGCGATTGGATAAGCCATGACTGTAAAAGATATCTTCGAGACCATGGACTATGGCCCCGCCCCCGAAAGCACCTCCGAAGTGATGGCGTGGATTGCCAAATATGACGGCAAGTTCGGCCAGTTCATCAATGGCGAATTCACCCCGCATCACGACGGCTTTGAATCCCGCAATCCGGCCACCGGCGACATTCTGGCGCTGGTCACACAGGCCAGCAGCGATGATGTGGACGCCGCCGTAACCGCCGCCACCAAGGCGCAAAAGAAATGGGCGCGCACATCGGGCCATGAACGGGCCAAGGTGCTTTATGCCATTGCCCGCCTGCTGCAAAAACACAGTCGCCTGTTTGCGGTGCTGGAAACGATGGACAACGGTAAACCGATCCGCGAAAGCCGCGACATCGACATCCCGCTGGTGCAGCGGCATTTCTATTACCACGCGGGCATGGCGCAGCTGATGGAGTCCGAGCTGCCCGACGCCGAACCCATTGGCGTTTGCGGCCAGATCATCCCGTGGAATTTCCCGCTGTTGATGCTGGCCTGGAAAATCGCCCCCGCGATTGCCACCGGCAATGCCTGTGTGCTGAAACCTGCGGAATACACATCCTTAACCGCGCTGCTGTTTGCGGAAATTTGCGTTCAGGCGGGCCTGCCCAAGGGTGTTGTCAACATCGTCACCGGCAATGGGGCTGTGGGTGAAATGATCGTCACCCACGAGGATATCGACAAAATCGCCTTTACCGGTTCCACCGCCGTTGGCCGCCGCATCCGCGAGGCCACCGCCGGTTCCGGCAAGGCGCTGACGCTGGAGCTGGGCGGAAAATCCCCATACATCGTGTTTGACGATGCGGATATAGATTCCGCCGTCGAGGGGCTGGTCGATGCGATCTGGTTCAATCAGGGGCAGGTCTGCTGTGCCGGCTCGCGCCTGCTGGTACAGGAAGGCATTGCCGAGGAATTCTACGCCAAGTTGAAGGCGCGGATGGACGGCTTGCGTATGGGCGATCCATTGGACAAATGCATCGACATCGGCGCGCTGGTGGACCCTGTGCAGCACGCCACCGTCACCGATATGGTTGCCAAGGGCGGGCATGAGGGCGAGGTTTACCACGCCAAATGCAAACTGCCCAATCAGGGCTGCTATTACCCGCCGACCCTGATCACCGGCCTGCATTCCGCCGCCTATCTGATGCAAGAGGAAATCTTTGGCCCCGTGCTGGTGTCCACCACCTTCCGCACTCCGGCCGAGGCCGTGCAACTGGCCAACAACACCCGCTATGGTCTGGCCGCAAGCGTCTGGAGCGAGAATGTCAATCTGGCGCTGGATATCGCGCCCAAACTGGTAGCGGGCATTGTCTGGGTCAATGCGACCAACCTGTTTGACGCGGCGGCCGGTTTTGGCGGTGTGCGCGAAAGCGGTTTCGGGCGCGAAGGCGGCTGGGAGGGGCTATCGGCCTATACCAGACCGAAAATCGCCAGCAAGCCATTGCATCCTGTCGCACCGGTATCCGCGCCAAAGGATGCGCAGATCACCGGACTGGACCGCACCGCCAAGATGTATATCGGTGGCAAACAGGCACGGCCCGACAGCGGTTATTCCACCGCGATCTGGTCGCCCAAAGGCAAGCTGCTGGGCCATGTCGGCCAAGGCTCACGCAAGGACATCCGCAATGCGGTCGAGGCCGCCCATGCTGCCAAAGGCTGGGGTAAAACCACCGGCCATCTGCGGGCGCAGATCCTGTATTACATCGCCGAAAACCTGTCGGCACGTGGCGACGAATTCGCCCACCGCCTGAACCAGATGAGCGGCAAAACCGGCGGGCGCAAAGAAGTGGACGCAACCCTGTCCCGCCTGTTCACCTATGCCGCTTGGGCCGATAAATATGATGGTCAGGCACATGGCGTCCCCATTCGCGGCATCGCGCTGGCGATGAAAGAACCCGTTGGCGTGATCGGCGCGCTTTGCCCTGATGAAGCGCCGTTGCTGGGCCTGATTTCCGTCATGGCGCCCGCGATTGCGTTGGGCAACACCTGCGTGCTGGCGGCCAGTCAGGCCGCGCCACTGGCGGCAACCGATTTCTATCAGGTGCTGGATACCTCGGACGTGCCCGCAGGGGTGGTCAACATCCTGACCGGCGATCATGCCGATCTGGCGGGGCCAATGGCGGGGCATCTGGATGTGGATGCGGTCTGGAGTTTTTCCTCGACCGATTTGTCAGCACAGATCGAACATGCCTCGGCTGGCAACCTGAAACGCACATGGGTCAACGATGCCCACGCGCGCGACTGGTTCGGCAAGGATGGCGAAGGGCGCGAATTCCTGCAACAAGCGACCGAAGTCAAGAATATCTGGGTGCCTTATGGCGAGTAGGAACGCCGCTGCCCCGGACTTGATCCGGGGCCTTCCCCTGCCTGTCAGGAGATCCCGCATCAAGTGCGGGACAGCGCAGCACCCATGATCACCCGCAGCTTTCAAAAAGGCGACGCCCATTCTACCGCCATTTATTCGGATTGCGAGAAATACCGCTATTCCCTGACCCGCATTTGGGAGCCGGAAGGAAAGAAGGCATTCTTTGTCATGCTCAACCCCTCGACCGCGACCGAGGTGCAGAACGACCCCACGGTCGAACGTTGCGAGCGCCGCGCCCGCACGCTGGGCTTTGGCGCCTTTCGCGTCGCCAATATTTTCGCATGGCGCGACACCGACCCGCGCAAGATGCGCAAGGCGGCTGATCCCGTCGGCCCCGCCAATGACGCGGCTATCCTTGAAGGCTGTGACTGGGCCGATCAGGTCATCTGCGCATGGGGCACCCACGGCGAACACCTGATGCGCGGCCCGCAGGTTGAAACCCTGATGCGCGGCACCGGATTGCCGCTCTATCAGCTTGGGCTGTCCAAAGCGGGCCACCCCAAACACCCGCTTTATATCGCCTATGCGGTGCAACCTGTGCTATGGGACGGGTAACGACAGGTAAACACACAAGGTAATTGATGCCCGACAGTATTCCGGAAGATGACAAAACCCCCGACCTTCAGACCGAGATTGCGGAACTGAAACAGGAATTGCACCGCCTGAACAACCACCGTTTCGTGCGCATCCACAATTCCGCATGGAGGCTGGTGCAGTTTCAATTCATCCGCGGGCTGGCCTTCGGCCTTGGCTCGGTGATCGGCGCGACGTTTCTTGTCTATCTGCTGGTTTATTCGCTATCAAACATCGACTTTATCCCGATTGTCGGCGAATGGGCCAAAGAGATCGCGGATATGATCAGGCAAAACGGAACACCACAGTAAAACCCCTTTCCTTTTGCGCCGTTTCACCCTATACGCGCGTGTCTGCCTGATTCATCGGGCGGATGCTCTATGGACCTTGCTGGACGACATCCCGGCCTGTGCCCGCAACTTTTGATATTAAAGGAGACCCCGATGTCGATTACCAAAGAAGAAAAAGCCCGCATCATGAAAGAATTCGCAACCCACGAAGGCGACACAGGTTCGCCCGAAGTCCAGGTTGCTGTTTTGTCATCGCGGATCGCGACACTGACCGAACACTTCAAAACCCACAAAAAGGATAACCATTCCCGCCGTGGTCTTTTGAAACTGGTTGCGACACGTCGCAAACTTCTGGACTATACCCGCGCCAAAGACGAAACGCGTTATCAGGATCTGATCAAACGCCTCGGCCTGCGCCGCTAATGACGACCCAAAGATGCGCCCTGCGGGGCGCTTCTTGCTTTTTAAGATGCCGCAATCTGCCGGACCTACAGATTGTAAAATGCAAATGAAACAGGTCACGGGCATACGGCCCGTATGAAATCGGCCAAAGGGGATGGGCCCCGGCGGCCAAACTAGGAAATGATATGTTTAACGTAACGACGAAATCTATGCAGTGGGGCGAAGAGAAGCTGACACTGGAAACGGGCAAGATCGCCCGTCAGGCAGACGGCTGTGTGATCGCCACTTTGGGCGAAACCAGCGTTCTGTGTGCTGTGACTTTTGCAAAGACACAAAAACCCGGTCAGGATTTTTTCCCGCTGACCGTTCACTATGGTGAAAAATATTATGCAGCCGGCAAAGTGCCCGGCGGGTTCTTCAAACGCGAAGCACGCCCGACCGAAAAAGAAACCCTGACATCGCGCCTGATCGACCGCCCGATCCGCCCGCTGTTTGTTCCCGGTTTCAAAAACGAAGTTCTGGTAATCTGTACCGTTCTGTCACACGATCTGGTGAATGATCCCGATATGGTCGCGATGATCGGTGCCTCGGCCGCGCTGACAATTTCCGGCGTGCCGTTCATGGGGCCGATTGGTGCCTGTCGCGTTGGTTTTGTGGATGGCGAATACATCCTAAACCCTGAAATCGACGACATGCACGATCTGCGCAACAAGCCCGAGCAGCGGCTTGATCTGGTTGTCGCCGGCACCAAAGACGCCGTGATGATGGTTGAATCCGAAGCCTACGAACTGACCGAAGAAGAAATGCTGGGCGCTGTGAATTTCGCCCACGAACAGATCCAGCCGGTGATCGACCTGATCATCGACTTTGCCGAAGATTGCGCCAAAGAGCCGTTCGACTATCAGCCCGCCGATTATTCCGAGCTGTACGAGGCGGTAGCCAAAGCCGGCGAGAAGCTGATGCGCAAAGCATTCGCGATCACCGACAAACAGGAACGCACCACGGCCGTTGCCGAAGCCCGCGAAGCCATCAAGGCGGCGTTGACCGACGAACAGCTGGCCGACGAAAATCTGGGTTCAGCAATGAAGAAGCTGGAAGCCAGCATCCTGCGTGGCGACGTTGTGAAAACCGGTAAACGGATCGACGGGCGCGACACCACCACGGTGCGCCCGATCACATCCGAAACCGGCCTGCTGCCCCGCACACACGGCTCGGCCCTGTTTACACGCGGCGAAACCCAAGGGCTGGTTGTAACCACTCTGGGCACCGGCGATGACGAACAGATGATCGATGCGCTGCAAGGCATGTATAAATCCAACTTCATGCTGCACTATAACTTCCCGCCCTATTCGGTTGGCGAAGTTGGCCGCTTTGGTTTCACCGGCCGGCGCGAAATCGGCCACGGTAAACTGGCATGGCGCGCGTTGCAGGCGGTTCTGCCCCCTGCCACCGATTTCCCCTACACAATTCGGGTTGTGTCGGAAATTACCGAATCCAACGGCTCGTCCTCGATGGCTTCGGTCTGTGGTGGTTCGTTGTCGATGATGGATGCCGGTGTGCCCCTGAAGGCCCCTGTTGCCGGTGTGGCCATGGGTTTGATCCTAGAGGACAGCGGCGATTACGCCATCCTGACCGATATTCTGGGTGACGAAGACCACCTTGGCGACATGGACTTCAAGGTTGCCGGGACTGACAAAGGCATCACATCGCTGCAAATGGACATCAAGGTTGCGGGCATTACACCCGACATCATGGACAAGGCATTGGCACAGGCCAAAGACGCCCGTCTGCACATCCTTGGTGAAATGGCCAACGCACTGACCGAAGCTGGCGAATTCAGTGCCCACGCACCACGCATCGAAACCATGCAGATCCCGACGGATAAAATCCGCGAAGTGATCGGCTCGGGTGGTAAGGTGATCCGCGAAATCGTTGAAGTATCCGGCGCCAAAGTCGACATCAACGACGAAGGGATCATCAAGATCGCCTCGCCGAATGCCGAAGCCATCCAGAAGGCCTATGACATGATCAACTCGATCGTGGCTGAACCGGAAGAAGGCAAGATCTATCGCGGCAAAGTTGTCAAAATCGTCGATTTCGGCGCATTCGTGAACTTCTTTGGCAAGCGCGACGGTCTGGTCCATGTTTCGCAAATCGAAAACCGCCGTCTGAACCATCCTT is a window encoding:
- a CDS encoding transporter substrate-binding domain-containing protein; protein product: MRFFRIFAITTFLTALLGLPATAQSALNDILSSGTLKVGTTGDWNPMSVRDPATNSYKGYDIDIMTELAKDLGVELELVPTDWKTLVNGVVAGNYHITGSASISPTRMKAAGFSESYLSVQIFPFTTDDKLGRFDGWASVNDPGVVVATTLGTTFEKLVKEWFPDAQIKVVDAPARGYQEVLAGRADVFITSNIEGATLIAKFDNVHQIAVEQPKSPTPIAMILPQDDQVWINYVNNWIKLKQAKGFFAQTAEKWGL
- the deoC gene encoding deoxyribose-phosphate aldolase; this encodes MQSKIKPINTPAKTAGLPQVHEPRNPGMELDMDWVTGAQANTSAIERRVKSLPGRRSVKKDYQAAWMLKAITMIDLTTLSGDDTPGRVRRLCAKARQPVRADILEALGVEGITTGAVCVYHEMVETAVAALEGTGIPVAAVSTGFPAGLSPYHLRVAEIGESVKAGASEIDIVISRRHVLTGNWQALYNEMREFRAACGDAHVKAILATGELGSLRNVARASLICMMAGADFIKTSTGKEAVNATLPVSLVMMRAIRDYHTRTGFRVGYKPAGGISKAKDAVTYLTLLKDELGNRWLSPDMFRFGASSLLGDLERQLEHHVTGNYSASYRHAIG
- a CDS encoding aldehyde dehydrogenase family protein, which codes for MTVKDIFETMDYGPAPESTSEVMAWIAKYDGKFGQFINGEFTPHHDGFESRNPATGDILALVTQASSDDVDAAVTAATKAQKKWARTSGHERAKVLYAIARLLQKHSRLFAVLETMDNGKPIRESRDIDIPLVQRHFYYHAGMAQLMESELPDAEPIGVCGQIIPWNFPLLMLAWKIAPAIATGNACVLKPAEYTSLTALLFAEICVQAGLPKGVVNIVTGNGAVGEMIVTHEDIDKIAFTGSTAVGRRIREATAGSGKALTLELGGKSPYIVFDDADIDSAVEGLVDAIWFNQGQVCCAGSRLLVQEGIAEEFYAKLKARMDGLRMGDPLDKCIDIGALVDPVQHATVTDMVAKGGHEGEVYHAKCKLPNQGCYYPPTLITGLHSAAYLMQEEIFGPVLVSTTFRTPAEAVQLANNTRYGLAASVWSENVNLALDIAPKLVAGIVWVNATNLFDAAAGFGGVRESGFGREGGWEGLSAYTRPKIASKPLHPVAPVSAPKDAQITGLDRTAKMYIGGKQARPDSGYSTAIWSPKGKLLGHVGQGSRKDIRNAVEAAHAAKGWGKTTGHLRAQILYYIAENLSARGDEFAHRLNQMSGKTGGRKEVDATLSRLFTYAAWADKYDGQAHGVPIRGIALAMKEPVGVIGALCPDEAPLLGLISVMAPAIALGNTCVLAASQAAPLAATDFYQVLDTSDVPAGVVNILTGDHADLAGPMAGHLDVDAVWSFSSTDLSAQIEHASAGNLKRTWVNDAHARDWFGKDGEGREFLQQATEVKNIWVPYGE
- a CDS encoding DUF1643 domain-containing protein; amino-acid sequence: MITRSFQKGDAHSTAIYSDCEKYRYSLTRIWEPEGKKAFFVMLNPSTATEVQNDPTVERCERRARTLGFGAFRVANIFAWRDTDPRKMRKAADPVGPANDAAILEGCDWADQVICAWGTHGEHLMRGPQVETLMRGTGLPLYQLGLSKAGHPKHPLYIAYAVQPVLWDG
- a CDS encoding DUF5665 domain-containing protein, coding for MPDSIPEDDKTPDLQTEIAELKQELHRLNNHRFVRIHNSAWRLVQFQFIRGLAFGLGSVIGATFLVYLLVYSLSNIDFIPIVGEWAKEIADMIRQNGTPQ
- the rpsO gene encoding 30S ribosomal protein S15 — translated: MSITKEEKARIMKEFATHEGDTGSPEVQVAVLSSRIATLTEHFKTHKKDNHSRRGLLKLVATRRKLLDYTRAKDETRYQDLIKRLGLRR